Proteins co-encoded in one Nitratireductor kimnyeongensis genomic window:
- a CDS encoding OsmC family protein: MAIRIKAKTYGPFTTAIGPGKVIHVDTAPKQTVAITSPSAEEAGSPVDFMISALGACLALSFHHAAQEMKIDVGQVSVQVSGTKAEDLPDRIGSYDATVSLDTMPGEEEGKELIKRAKARCTVSNSLNGTVNMKMAV; encoded by the coding sequence ATGGCGATCCGCATCAAAGCAAAGACCTACGGCCCCTTCACCACCGCCATCGGGCCTGGCAAGGTGATCCATGTCGACACCGCGCCGAAGCAGACTGTCGCCATCACCTCTCCGTCAGCGGAAGAAGCGGGTTCGCCGGTCGACTTCATGATTTCAGCGCTTGGTGCCTGCCTTGCCCTTTCCTTCCATCACGCCGCACAGGAAATGAAGATCGATGTCGGACAGGTGTCTGTCCAGGTTTCCGGCACGAAGGCTGAGGATCTGCCCGACCGCATCGGGAGCTATGACGCCACCGTCTCGCTCGACACCATGCCAGGCGAGGAAGAGGGCAAAGAGCTGATCAAGCGTGCCAAGGCCCGCTGCACGGTCTCCAATTCGCTCAATGGCACGGTCAACATGAAGATGGCTGTCTGA